CGCTGCGCGTGTCGCAGTTCGACGTGCCGCCGAGTCTCTACGACAGGAAATTCACGCTGATCGCCGGCGACGACCAGCAATTCCAACTGCTGGACCCTCACGGCGAGCCGGTGCTGAAGGGACGCGTCGGCGAACTGCTGGACGGCATGACGCCGGACGGACCGGTCCGCCTGCGGGTGGACGGCGTCGTCGCGCGAACCGGCACTGAGTTCAGATTGAGCCGCGCGTCGACGCAACTCACCACGGCGTTACTGCAAAAGACTCTGGACGTCGCCGAGAAAACCAAGCAGTCGGGTGTCATCGGGATCCGGCTCGACGGTGACGACAGCGCGCGTACCGCCGCGACGGTCAATGCGATCGTGCACGGGTACGTACGCCGCAACGTCGGCTGGAAATCGGCCCAGGCGCAGCAGATGCTCGGCTTCCTCGGTAATCAGTTGCCGCAGTTGAGGGGCGATCTGGAGCAGGCGGAGCAGCGCTACAACACCTTCCGAAACCGCAACGGCACGGTCGACCTCGACGCGGAGAGCCGCTTGTTGCTGCAGGCGATCGCCGACGGCAAGACGCAAACGTCCGCGCTGCAACAGCAACGCTCGGAGCTGTTGCAACGCTTCACGCCGACGCATCCGTCGGTGACCGCGATCGATGCGCAACTGGCCAGTCTGCGGCGTCAGCAAGCCGAACTGGGTACGAAGGTCGCCGCGCTGCCGGATACGCAGCAATCGGCCGTGCGGCTGATGCGCGACGTCGACATCAACTCAGGCCTCTACACCAGTCTGATGGACAGCGCGCAGCAGCTAGGCGTGATGAAGGCAGGACAGCAGGGCAATGTGCGCGTGGTCGACTACGCGGTGACGGCCGAAGAACCGGTGAAGCCGAAGCAGGCCATCGTGATCGCGGCTGCCGCGGCGCTGGGTTTGATGGCGGGCATCGCAGCCGCATTCGTGCGCCGCGCGTTGCTGAACGGCCTGGACAGTCCGTTCGAAATCGAGCAGATCGCCGACGCACCGGTCTATGCGGTGATCTCCCACAGCGAGCGGCAACTGCGCCTGCAGCGTGCCGCCGACCGGAGCGAACCGGGTGCTCACATTCTGGCGGTTGCCGCGCCTGACGACATTGCTGTCGAAGGCGTGCGCAGTCTGCGCACGGCGCTGCAGTTCCGGCTTGCCGAAGCGCCGAATAACGTCGTGATGATCACCGGGCCGCGACCCAACATCGGCAAGTCGTTCCTGTCCTGCAATCTCGCCGTGGTGCTGGCTTCGGTGGGCAAGCGCGTGCTGATCGTCGACGGCGACATGCGGCGCGGCAAGCTGCATCAGTCCTTCGGACTGTCGCGCGAACGCGGGCTGCCGGACATGATCGGCGGCGCAAGTCTCGATAGCGTGGTGTGCCGCGAGGTGTTGCCGAATCTCGACGTGCTGACGCGCGGCGGCGGCTCGCCGATGCCGGCGGAAATGCTGTTCGGCGAGCGCCTCGGCATTGTCGTCGAGCAGTTGGCTAAAGCGTACGACATCGTGATTCTCGATACGCCGCCGGTGCTCGCGGTGACGGACTCGGCGCTGATCGGCAAACACGCCGGCACGACGCTGCTGGTGATGCGCCACGCGCGCCATAGCGTCGCGGAACTGCGCGAGACCACCCGGCTGCTCGGCGCGGCCGGCGTGCCGGTCGACGGAATCGTGCTGAGCGACGTGCCGCAACGCGCGTCCGACTATGCGTATTCCCCTTACCACAGCATGCCGGAGACGGCGGGTCGAGCCCGTGTCGCGTTGGAGATGAATCGATGAGAAGAAGAGTTTTGCTGACGTTCGGCACCCGGCCCGAGGCCATCAAGATGGCGCCGCTCGTCAAGCGGCTGCAACGTGCCGCCGGGATGGAGTGCCTCGTGTGCGTGACCGGCCAGCATCGGGAGATGCTCGATCAGGTACTCGAACTGTTCGACATTCGCCCGGACTTCGATCTGAACGTGATGAAGCGCGGCCAGGACCTGTACGACGTGACCGTGTCGATCATGCTCGGCATGCGCGACGTGCTGAGCGCGTGCCGACCCGACATGGTGCTCGTTCACGGCGACACGACCACGACGTTGGCCGCGACGCTCGCGGCGTTCTATCAGCGGATTCCGGTCGGCCATGTCGAAGCGGGTTTGCGAACCGGCAATTTATTGTCGCCTTGGCCCGAAGAGGCCAACCGCAAGATAACCAGCGTGCTGGCCTCGCTGCACTTCGCGCCGACCGAACGGGCGCGAGACAACCTGCTGGCGGAAGGCGTCGCCGCGCCGCGCATCGTGGTGACGGGCAACACGGTCATCGACGCGTTGCTGCAGGTGCGCGGCAAGCTCGCGACGGATGCCGCGCTGTGTCACGCCGCCGAGCGGCTGCTGCCACGATTGGCGCCTGAACGGCGCGTGATTCTGGTGACGGGGCATCGGCGCGAAAGTTTCGGCTCGGGCTTCGAACAGATTTGCGCCGCGTTGCTGCAGATTGCGCGCGCGTATCCGGATGTCGACATCGTGTACCCGGTGCATCTGAATCCGAGCGTGCGCGAGCCGGTGAACCGGTTGCTGACCGGCGTGGCGAATATCCATCTGCTGGAGCCGCTCGACTACCTGCCGTTCGTGCGGTTGATGGATCGCGCGTCGCTGATTCTGACCGACTCGGGCGGCGTGCAGGAAGAAGCGCCGTCGCTCGGCAAACCGGTGCTTGTGATGCGCGAAACGACCGAACGTCAGGAAGCGGTCGACGCCGGCGTCGTGCGGCTGGTGGGCACCCACGCGCAGCGCATCGTCGAAGGCGTGGCGCAGTTGCTGGACGACGCCGACCGTTATCGCGCCATGACGCGCGGCGGCAATCCGTACGGAAATGGCCACGCCAGCGAACGCATTGTCGATGCGCTCGCAACGTTCTGGAACGACGCGATCGCGGCCTGAAAGAAGCCAAACAATAGAAGGAAGAGAAGAGCAATGAGTTTCGAAGTCATCTCAGTGATCGGCCTGGGCTATATCGGCTTGCCGACCGCGGCGGTTTTCGCGGCACGCAGAAAGCAGGTGATCGGCGTGGACGTGAATCAGCACGCGGTCGACACGATCAACCTCGGCGAGATTCACATCGTGGAGCCCGAGTTGGACATGCTGGTGCACGCGGCGGTGACGCAAGGCTATTTGCGCGCGACCTCGACGCCGGAGCCGGCCGATGCATTTCTGGTCGCGGTGCCGACGCCCTTCGCCGACGGTCATAAACCCGACCTCAGCTATATCGAAGCCGCGAGCCGGGCGATTGCGCCGGTACTGAAGAAGGGCGATCTGGTGGTGCTCGAGTCGACCTCGCCGGTCGGCGCGACTGAGCGGATGGCCGCGTGGATGGCCGAGGTTCGTCCGGATCTGACGTTCCCGCAGCAGGCCGGCGAAAACTCGGATATCCGGATCGCGCACTGTCCCGAGCGTGTGCTGCCGGGGCACGTGCTTCGCGAACTGGTCGAGAACGACCGCGTGATCGGCGGCATGACGCCGAAATGCGGCGAGCTGGCGCGCGATCTGTACCAGTGCTTCGTGCGCGGTGAGTGCATTCTGACCGACGCGCGCACCGCCGAAATGTGCAAGCTCACCGAGAACTCGTTTCGCGACGTGAATATCGCGTTCGCGAACGAGATGTCGGTCATTTGCGACAAGCTCGACATCAACGTGTGGGAGTTGATCCGGCTGGCCAATCGTCATCCGCGCGTGAGTATTCTTCAGCCGGGACCGGGTGTGGGCGGGCACTGCATTGCGGTGGACCCGTGGTTCATCGTCGATTCGGCGCCGGAGCAGGCGCGTCTGATCCGCACCGCGCGCAACGTCAACGACGACAAGCCGCGCTACGTGATCGAGCGGGTCGAGCGTGCGGCGAAGCGCTTCAGGGAGCCGGTCATTGCCTGCCTCGGGTTGGCGTTCAAGGCGAATATCGACGACTTGCGCGAGAGTCCGGCGCTGGAAATCGCGCGCGAGCTGGCGGAGCGGTTTGCCGGGCAGGTGCTGGTGGTCGAGCCGAATATCAGAACACTGCCGGGCGTGCTGGAGGGTAAGGCACGGCTTTGCGAGCTGAACGATGCGCTCGCCGAAGCGGACGTGATTCTGGTTCTCGTCGATCATGCGCCGTTCAAGCGCGTCGATCCGGTGCGATTGCAGGCGAAGGTGGTGATCGATACGCGTGGATTGCTGGCGAATGGTTAAAGGTCAGAACCTGCGTGCGTCGGTGCCGGGATCGGGCCATGCGTAACCGCGTGATCAAACGGTTCGAAGCGCTTTTATGCACCGGTTCGCCGGGGCTGTATCGCGTGGTGACGTTCTTCGCCGTGCAGCATATCTACTCGCTGGCGGAACTGGGACACGTCGCGTCGACTATGTCGGTCGCGCAGATGGCCGGTTTTTTCACGGCGATCGGCTGGGCCACGCTGATTCTGGTGCGCCTGCCAGGCGCGACCGACGAGCAGGCAGCGGTCGACGTGTTCTATCCGCTCGCGGGAATGGCTGTCGCGACGACGCTGGCGGTGACATTGGCGGTGACGTTAGCGAGTAGCGCGCTAGAGCTGTCCGATCTGCTCCATTTCGACGTGCCGGGCTTCGTGTCCCTGCTGTGGGGATGGACGGCTTATCAGGTCGCGCGCCACTACTTTGTCGCGCACAAGCGCTATCGAACGGCGGTCCTGTTCGACCTGGCGCTGATCACGGGTTCCGGTTTATTGCTGTATCTCGGCCAACGGAGTGGATGGCCGCCGTCGTGCGCGTTGGCTGCGGCGCTCGGCCTCATCGCCGCCGGCATGTTCGTCGCAATCGGTCTGCCGTCGCGTGGCGCATGGTGGCGGGCGTTCGACATGAAAGGCCTGCAGTTTGGCCTGACGAACTTTCTGTCCGGCGGCATTTCGCTGGTTCTTGTGCCGGCGGCAACGCTGATGTGCGGCGCGTCGTTCGCGGGCATGTTGTCGCTACTCGCGTCGCTGACGGCAATCGGCATGCTGCTGCCACGCGCGATTTCAATCGCGCAGTTGCCTGAGCTGGCGAAGTGCAAGTCGGCGGGGCGGCCGTTCGACGACACGCTGCGTGACATGCGTCGAAGCATCGGATGGTCGAACGGCGTGGTGCTGACGATCAACGTGGCGATGGTCATCGGCGTGACCATTTGGCGCCTGAACGACGAAGGCGAACGCACGGCCGTGATCGTGGCCGGATTGCTGCTCGCGATTCAATGCGCGGTCGGCATGATGGGCATGGTCGGCAGCAGCGTGATGATGGCGTTCGAAAAAGGCGCCGACACGGCAAGGATCAACCTGGCGACCACGGGGACCTTCGCCGTGCTGTTCGCGCTTTGCATCGGGTGGGGTGGTCAGGTGGGATTTCTGCTTGTGCTGGTGTCGGCCATTGCGGTGATAGGTGTTCGCAACTGGCTTGTCTGCGGCAAGGCAGCCCTGGTGTACCGCCAATACGCGATGCAGCGTTGCGGCACGGAGGCCGACGGCATGCACACGGCGTCCATTAAGCAGCCGGCGCGGTGATGAGTGCCACGCGATGGACTTTATCCGGCGCCTCGGCAAGGCGGCCGTTGACGCTCCATTCAATCGGCGCATGGGCCGTCGCGCTGGCTTACCTCGTGTTCTGCATCAGCGATACGATGCTCACGCTCGAAAACGAGCGTGCGCAACTCGTCAAGATTTTCGCATTCGGCCTTCTGCTGCTGGCGATCTCCCTCAGGCCGCGATTCCATCGCCTGATCGTGCTGGCCGCGCCGCTGCTGTTCGTGCTCTGGATTGGCCTCGTGCGGTCGTTCAACGCGGACGCGGGAATGGAAGAGTTTCTCCGCTTTCTGTTTCCGATCGTTATCACGGTTGCGCTGTTTGCCTATCGCGATCGGATCGATACGGTGATGACAGTGTTCTTCGTGGTCGTGCTCAGCAACGATCTCTTTCAATGCTATTTCTATCTGGCCTATCTCACCGGTCTGCCGGTGCTGTTGCCGATCCGTATCGATTCGGGTTTGTTCCTGCGGGCGCAGGGTTGGATGGGGTTCTTTTCGGAGTTCAGCTTCATCAATTTCTGTGCGTTCCTGCTGTGCCGACATTACAGGCCGACGGAGCGATCCCGTGCCATGTCGTGGCTATTCGTTCTGTTCGCGCTTCTTGGCTTTTCGTTCAAGATGTTCGCGACGTTGGCCGTTTATCCGCTGATCGCGAGGAAGGTGAGTCCGCGTGTCTGGCTGATGACCGGCGCAGTGGCAGGCGTGGCGTTTTGGGTAATGGCCAACGGCTATCTGGACTCGCTGTTCAACGTGGCGTCGGCCAAGATCTCGTTCTATATCGTCGAAGGCAATTCGGCGCGGGCGGAGTCTTACCGGGTGATGGTCGAGT
This genomic stretch from Paraburkholderia bryophila harbors:
- a CDS encoding polysaccharide biosynthesis tyrosine autokinase, which encodes MSIHTNPVPVAARQDDEIDLSEVTSVMIENRVLIAAIAAAILMLGVVYALLATPVYRADATVQVDDDNGALNDKLGDLAQMFNSKASADAEIELIRSRGVVDDAVRQLHLDIDAQPRYFPLIGRRIARSASVDTLAEPMWGLARFGWGGEALRVSQFDVPPSLYDRKFTLIAGDDQQFQLLDPHGEPVLKGRVGELLDGMTPDGPVRLRVDGVVARTGTEFRLSRASTQLTTALLQKTLDVAEKTKQSGVIGIRLDGDDSARTAATVNAIVHGYVRRNVGWKSAQAQQMLGFLGNQLPQLRGDLEQAEQRYNTFRNRNGTVDLDAESRLLLQAIADGKTQTSALQQQRSELLQRFTPTHPSVTAIDAQLASLRRQQAELGTKVAALPDTQQSAVRLMRDVDINSGLYTSLMDSAQQLGVMKAGQQGNVRVVDYAVTAEEPVKPKQAIVIAAAAALGLMAGIAAAFVRRALLNGLDSPFEIEQIADAPVYAVISHSERQLRLQRAADRSEPGAHILAVAAPDDIAVEGVRSLRTALQFRLAEAPNNVVMITGPRPNIGKSFLSCNLAVVLASVGKRVLIVDGDMRRGKLHQSFGLSRERGLPDMIGGASLDSVVCREVLPNLDVLTRGGGSPMPAEMLFGERLGIVVEQLAKAYDIVILDTPPVLAVTDSALIGKHAGTTLLVMRHARHSVAELRETTRLLGAAGVPVDGIVLSDVPQRASDYAYSPYHSMPETAGRARVALEMNR
- the wecB gene encoding non-hydrolyzing UDP-N-acetylglucosamine 2-epimerase, with product MRRRVLLTFGTRPEAIKMAPLVKRLQRAAGMECLVCVTGQHREMLDQVLELFDIRPDFDLNVMKRGQDLYDVTVSIMLGMRDVLSACRPDMVLVHGDTTTTLAATLAAFYQRIPVGHVEAGLRTGNLLSPWPEEANRKITSVLASLHFAPTERARDNLLAEGVAAPRIVVTGNTVIDALLQVRGKLATDAALCHAAERLLPRLAPERRVILVTGHRRESFGSGFEQICAALLQIARAYPDVDIVYPVHLNPSVREPVNRLLTGVANIHLLEPLDYLPFVRLMDRASLILTDSGGVQEEAPSLGKPVLVMRETTERQEAVDAGVVRLVGTHAQRIVEGVAQLLDDADRYRAMTRGGNPYGNGHASERIVDALATFWNDAIAA
- the wecC gene encoding UDP-N-acetyl-D-mannosamine dehydrogenase, with the protein product MSFEVISVIGLGYIGLPTAAVFAARRKQVIGVDVNQHAVDTINLGEIHIVEPELDMLVHAAVTQGYLRATSTPEPADAFLVAVPTPFADGHKPDLSYIEAASRAIAPVLKKGDLVVLESTSPVGATERMAAWMAEVRPDLTFPQQAGENSDIRIAHCPERVLPGHVLRELVENDRVIGGMTPKCGELARDLYQCFVRGECILTDARTAEMCKLTENSFRDVNIAFANEMSVICDKLDINVWELIRLANRHPRVSILQPGPGVGGHCIAVDPWFIVDSAPEQARLIRTARNVNDDKPRYVIERVERAAKRFREPVIACLGLAFKANIDDLRESPALEIARELAERFAGQVLVVEPNIRTLPGVLEGKARLCELNDALAEADVILVLVDHAPFKRVDPVRLQAKVVIDTRGLLANG